The Rosa rugosa chromosome 1, drRosRugo1.1, whole genome shotgun sequence genomic sequence TTCCCTAATCATGCAACCACATCGTTGCGAAGGATTGTGCGTACAGAAAGTATGTAATTTCATCAGCTCAGGATCCGATGGTAGCACTAGCAAAAGTACAGTTTTGAAATAGTAGGTAATGTGTTAAAGTTTGTCCTTCTTCTTAGTTGGGTATTGTTTGAATTAGTTTTGGATCCAATAGTCCAATCCAGTTCATATTGTCCACTTCCTATCCGTTCCCAAAGTCCAGTCCAATACTCCAAATGCATAGGTCAGTCCATTCCATAGCCCATAGGTGACTTGTTGCCCACGAAGGATTTGTTTCAACGTGTTGAGATTATAAGTGTAGGAGACCGGCCAAGAGATTAACAGTTTAACACAGAAATTACTTCTACACACATGGTACTTAACCCTGATTGACATAGATTAAGATTTCATTTAGATAACAACATCAGGTGATTAGTTTTGTATTTCACATATGATTACATCTACCCAAAGGCCAAACTATATATTATTCTGTGATAAAAGTTGCATGAAATTTAAGGTATAGTACGTACATATGCATGAAATTTGAGGTATACATATTCAGGCTTTACTGCTAAGCAGTAAAGAACTCGTCTACCTAGTCAAGCTTAACTTTCATCCAAACCATCGCTACTGCATTCTTGATCATGCGCTATCTTATTTGAGGCTTTATTATCAGTCCTTCTTCTCTTGGAACGGCTCTTCACTTCTTGTTCCCTCtgatttacaaaagaaacaaacgaCTTCAGTCGTCCTGTGGATTGCGAGCTCTCGATGTCGGAATCTGCATGCCGGTAGTACTGTCGAACCATGCGAAgaacatgaagaagaagagcaagAAAGCAAGCAATGCCGCTTAGTAGAAAGAGGCCCCAAAAGCTCTTTAGCTGAAGGCGGTCTACTGCTTGTTTTGATCCTTCTGCACTGCATGCACTTTTCATTAGCCACTTGTCATGAATCTTTTGGAGGTTTCCGTTCTCCGATAGCTTCAATATGGCGGTCGACATGTCGATTGCCAATGGCGAGTCCCTTGAAAAGGCCTAATGAAACCAAAAACATGCATTCAATCTAGCATTTTTAGAAAAATACGGGTAATATTCTCTTCCGAGATAATTTGATTATTATATGACTAAAGATTTAGATACACAATGTGTAGAACCAAGATCGGTTTATCACAAATGAAACTTAAAGACAAGAATTACAAATGAGGCATTCCTAGTTTTTTGGGTCAAAAGGGGCCTAAGGGTACAACATAGTTCCCATGAGCTTCAAAGATGCATTTTCTATTTTAATCTTGGCTCTCAAATACAAATACACTATGTTTTCTTCAGGTTATAAGAATTATTGTTCATAAAAGTTGTTTGATAGTGGCTTTTAGAAGTATTAGAGGAGTTTTTtgaaaaatttgacaaaaataGTTAAAAGTGTTTTATGAGTTATAGAAGCATTTTTTATGGTTTAATAAGACAGACGCTTCAAAATCCATTTAGTATTTTTTATAACAAAAATTTGTTGGTGCATTGGACAAAATCGCTTCACTTAAAACCACTACCTACCTACGAGGTTTGATaagaaatttaaataaaattaacaaaGAACATGAAAGGTTACATGAAGATACTTACAAATCCCCAACCCATTTTAGTGAACTCTTGACCAACAATACTATATCCACATCGACTAGAGAGGAAGAGCTCCATGTAAGCACGCTCATCAATCACTGCAGCAACACCACCTGCACTAGGACCTTTCTTCAAGGCCTTCTCATAATCTTCCGGCGAGTTAAGGGGAACAAGTCTGCTATGATGTATGTTTAGCTCGTCGGTTAAGTAAGCTTCAGAAAAGGAATTCTTTAGAAAACCAATTGGATCACTGCCAATTGCTAAACTTTCAATCCCTTTCACAGGGGAAGAAAGTTGCTCCACTGTGAGTATCGAAGTCAAGCTTGCAGTGTAGCTGGAGTTGAGTATTAGTACTACAAATAGCCATATGATTAGCACAAAGCGACCAAGTGTGCTGCCCATTTTCTCTTCTGCATAAACACCATGAAAAAGGGAAGTTATATAAACAAGATTCACCCATATACAAAATGTTTTGTTGCCAGACCGTCTAAACTATCAATCTAACCATCGATTAATTATGTGACAAATTGGCAGATTGACAATCTCACAATATAATTTGATGTCGAATATCTGGAAAGAAAACATTATTCGAATCAAGTGGTATGGCTACATAATTAACTATAGTACAAGCCATTTCACTTACTCTGGGAGAAGAACAAAGTCGAAAAGCTAAACctgaaaaacccaaaaaaaaaaaaaagagcaagaATTAGATAATTCAAGCTTACAAAATCCTAAATTGCATTTGATATTTTGTATTTGGATATATGGACTTAACCACTTACCAAATAATTGTGACAAATTGTCTTCTGGGAGGCCCCCTAAAATCCTCATTAGTCCTGCGCTCCAAAATCCAAACAACTGCTCCCACAACTAGGAAGAAAACACCAGTAACACCCCACATCATTGGAGTAAAGGGTCTCAGAAAAGCCCAAGCACTAGAGTTCATCTTCCTTATTGGAGCAACCACAACTAGCCCAGACTCAATATAAGGTTGAGTAAAATCCACCATCTTTGTTCTGTTAGTAGTGATTGTAATATCTCCTACTACAGCATCAAACTCCTGCACAAAGATATGAAAATCGAATTAAAAGAACATACCATGTTAAGCAAAAAGTCCAAGTACTATTTATACTGACCCCAATTTGGATTCTGTGCAGAAGGTcattgttttctgggttttgggtacCATCTCCAAAAGGGACATACTTGTATGGTACACCATATGGTAACTCATTTAATGCAGCTTGAAAGACCTCAATGCAGTAACCAGTGAAATCAGTGCCTTTTATACCCACAAACTCGGGGTAGCTGACTCGATGGGGGACTCCAATCCTGAGCTTTCTGCCATTGTAAGGGAAAACCCATCCGCGAGGCTTCTCAGTTGTTTGTCCAGGCCAGATCACACTGTACAGTTTTTGAGTACCGGCGCTGGAGCCATTAGTTTGCATGTTCATTTGGAGCTTTTCTGGAGGAAGAACATTTAAGCCAGAGGAATTAGACCAATAGCCAATAGTTCTAGTCCCTGTGCCAATCACATTGATGACTTCAAATGCAGGATTGAGTAAGTTCCCATCTGCATCAAACTTAATTGGCCCTGTTAAGCCAGTCGTGTTAACCTCTAAAATGCTTTTGAGCAATTGCCTGCCTCCATTGAAAATGTTCAAAGCATCAAGATTCAACTTTCCACCACTTAACTCCCTCAAATTTGTGTGATTTGAAAAGGAAATGTTCCACCCATTAGCGAAAAATGATTCGATTGCTTGAGCAAGAAGCAACACCGAATCATACGCGTATAGGCCATATGTATTTAACCCAAAAGAAGTGTTATTAAGTAATTTTCTTGCCCTAGTCAAGTTGCTCCATCTCGGCTTGAATTCCGTCTTGAGTTGTGAATCGGGTGTGTACATTCGGAAAGTGAGAACGCCTTGGATGTTGTTTGTTTGCACTAGAGGGAGAGAAGGATCTGTATCTAAAATGGTGGAGAACCAATCAGTAGCAATCCACACATATCCACTATCCATCATCTTCTGCTCCTGCGCTTCTTCAAGTACTTGCAGACCCCAACTAGTATAAATGTGCAGGATCAGAATCCTAGACTCCATTGTAGACACACTGATCAGTGCCTTTCTTATCTCATCTTTTGTTGCTGTCGGAGTCAAAGGCACTTTGTATGAAATCTTGCAGCGCTTTTCGGCTAGCTTATCACCCAAGGAAGCAATAGCATTTCTCCCAAAATCGTCATCTACATATATTGCTATGACATCTTTCCACTCGAAGTGAACAACAAGGTCTACCACTGCTGTCATCTGAAATAGATCGCTTCGCGTTGTTCGAACCAAGAAAGGGAACTGAACAGGAGATAGAGTAGGATCTGTTGCTGCAAATGATAACAAAGGCACTTGGAGCTCATTTGCTATGTGTGAGATAACATGAGCTGTAGCTGAGAATTGGGGGCCAATTATGGCCACTGTGTCATTCTCCATAAACTGCAAAGCTGCAAACAAAACATGAGAAGTTAAACATGCAGTCATTCTAATACATGACAAGTTGAAAGACTAAAGAATATATGTCATACCTTCAACGATTCCGAGGAAGTCACTCGATTTGGTGTTACGCATTTTGAGTGAGAGCTTTGTGCCACTGAGAATGTTGGGATTGGAATTGACATCTTCAACCGCAAGTGTTATGGCAAGTTTTGCAATTTTCCCAATGACAGAATCGAAAGTGAACATCGAACCAATGTTCAATACATCAGGTCTTGTAGTGACATTAGTAATGAGTCCACTCGTATGAGAACCCttacagaaaaccaaaaaaagcaGAAGCAAGGCTATATTCATGGTGAATCACTCTGCAAATTCAGAACCAAATCAGCTTAGTACATAAAAAAATTGGCAAAAAATTCACATTGCTAAATGACATAAAAGATCGAAAAGATGAATGAAGCTTACATGGTCTCAATCCAAACGTATAAGATCTCCACAAAAGGGGACGAAACTAAACGAGATGAAGTTGGAATCAAATAGTGTAATTTTGGTGTTTTACATCTATGCAGGTCCAGAGCTGGATGTGTTATGCACAATGAACAAACTTGGTCATTATATAAGAACCAACATATTGCAGCAATACTGGTAAAGAAGTGCTGCCCAATAATCTTGCACTACTAGAAAAAATAGCCAACACACACGGACGGATGCAATTCTGTGCGCATTACATACGGAAAACCGTGTGAATTGTCTAATTTCGTACGTAATACGGAGCGTAGCCGATGCTCCATTCCGACGACCAAGTGAGTCGCGAATGCTCCAAGTGAGTCACCAATGCTCCATTCCAACGACCAAGTGTCCAACGACCAAGTGAGTAGCCAATGCTCCATTCCAACGACCAAGTGAGTCCGTGTGAAGATACATGCGGGTCCCACTCTTGTCTGAGCAGCTGCTTTCCTGTCCCATCAATTAattaatcttttatttttcagaattgTATTATTCATATTtagatatttatttttaaatccCTCCGTTTATTTCCAATTATAGTCATAGTTATTCTTTATGTTCTAGCTTCATGGTGATTCTGCAGATCTTAAAGGAATAATCTTGAGATCCAACTTGCGTTATGTAGAGATTGAGTCTTTGTTTGCATCTAATGAATTCCTACAAGACAATCCCAGTAAGATTAGCAAATCAATCTAAGAAGGAAGTGAATTGACCCATGAACAATTAGCTGAGGTAAGATGCTGATCTGCGTTCAACACACACTGATTAATAAGGCCATCTCCTTCTTGGCCAGATCTGCATTTAACTGAGGGAACAAAAACTGAGCCTAGTCAGCCACaacaaacaaaacccagaaacaaaaccATGAAAGAGAATCAAAACTTgctcaaaacaatctccaatCACCCAGATCTCAACAAAACTCAACCACAACCCAAAAATACTATCTTCAACAAAAGTCAAACAAATCAACACCACCCACAACCCAATCAACCAATTCGGAGAGAAAGACTTACCAGATGCACAGGGGCTTTGACATGCCTGACCAGAGCCGAAGTGCACTGGTTCTCTCTGGACTCGTTCCTGTGGTGCCTCCATTGAATCACCCCACCGCTGCTCATTCCGGCGATGGCGGAACCGGAAGCGGCTTCTGGGTTTGGATTGCTCCCTCCAATGTCAGATtagtctgagagagagagagagaggcaagtGTTTTTGAGATAATGAAGAGGATATTGGACTTATCGAAAACACTTCACTGTTATCTGTGTGAAACAAAATGTTTGCCGGAGATAATATCCCAAATATAATAAGtttattaaattttattttatttatttgtttttgttttattttgaagTAAACATTCAAACGGATTTTGGTGTATACAATTAAATGATAAATTTTGATAATTatgaaaaatttaaaaaagtAGAGGAAATAAATTTTCACGCGGACATCAGTGTGAGTTTTTGAAACATACGCACACAGACGTCTATGTATTATTATAATTCATAATGGAAATCTGTGTGAGTTTCATCCGAAAATCTGTGTGAATTTTCGCAGGCTCATTTTTAGAAtatatttcacacggatttctgtgtgaaTGTTGTTTTCATACAAAAATCTGTCTGTATCACCGGTTTACTCATACAAAATCTAATATGTGTGAATGTCATTTCTCATTTGTGTGCATTGGGCGGGTTTTTTCTGGTAGTGTTGATCGAAGACTTGAAGTCTGCCTCGACATGATTTGATTGGCCTCTACACGGTTTTAAACACAGAAAACACAAAGTGTAAGACAAACTTCATTTCAACATGAATGACATCATTATGGGATCTCCACAACATGAAGAAAATCCTTAACTAAGTTATCTTGTTCATATAAATGGCCTTCTTACAAGTGTTTGGAAATGGGATTATATTAATTGCATTACAAAGTATGCAAGTCCCCTCTCATTTCTCATCAGCTAATAGGAAGAGGAttgtatgcaccgacagtgcaagtgcactgtcagttattttaatctctaaaaaaataacAGTCACTCATCTAATCTActcctttatatattttaatatcaaaaaaattacatccattcatattGTAAGTACCCATGCACTGACGGTGCATGGAATACACTTCCCAGCTAATAAAGCTTAAGCGGGCACATCTCTTCCAAAAATCGTGTAGTGGATTAGTAACAACTCTTTCCAATAGCGATTGCAATCGATCAATACCAACACAATTCAATTGACTTGACTTGACTTGATGGCCACTCTCACAGATAAGAAAGTATTAAGTTTGGTTAATTGTTTACGGGTGCATGATCTCAACTTGACTAAAATATACTAGGGTTCATACGCTTTCTCACATCCGGCACTGAGACTCAGTATGGAAGATCAATTTCCTGTTGAATTTATCGGAGACAGGCAGTGGTGGGGGAGCAAGAACATGAGGAAGTGGAGGGAAAGAGGTAAACACGAAACTAAGCATAATAGGAGGTTAATTAGAAGACTTTGGTGATAATGGAAGTCTTGTGTGGGCTAGTACATAACTACATATAGTGGGCTTGAGTGATACATGTAGCATTACTCGACAATCAACCATTTTCATTATAGGGACGATAACGTCTTATCAAAAGAATTTATcatcttttatgtttttgtatTGATATTGTGTTTATATCAAAAAGACAgcatattctttgttttatatcTGAAAGACCTTCTGCTTTTTTCAATAACGCTGCTCTTGCTAAGCTTGGTTGGAAATTATTAACTGACAAAGAAAATTGGTGGGTTCATTTGGTTAGGAAAAAATATTTAAGAaatcactcttttttttttttttttttatcttaagaAGCTAATATTCGATGGCCTAGAAAGGTATTCTTGATTCTCGTGCTCTTATCCTTCAGGGAATGCGATGGATAATTGGCTTTGGTAAGGATGTTAAATTCTGGACTTTTAATTGGGTTTTCGATTTCCCTTTATACCATCTTTTGGATGATAATGTTAAGGCTATTGTGGATTTGAATGAATCTTGGAACAAGAGTTCTGGATCAGAATATTATTGATCATATAATTAGCATTCATATTCCTGTTTCtgaattagaagatgaatttgttTGGGGTCCTGCATCAGATGGTGCCTTTTCCATAAAATCTGCTACTTGGCTCCAGTGTAGTCCTAATTTTCATAGCCAGTCCACTTTCTTGAATAAATTATGGAAACTTAATCTTCCCCCAAAAGTAAAAATTTTTGCTTGGCGGGGGAGATTGAAAACTAGGGCTTTCATTGCTCGTTATAATCACTCTATTGTCTCTTCTTGTGCTTTCTGTGGAACAGATTTGGGAGATTGCAACCATTTGTTCCATTCCTGTTCCTGTGCTAACTTATAGACTTATAATTTCATACGtttttatacccttaaatgtagaattctaggcttagttcttgtgatttttgagtcatttactttgtatttgtgttttgttggttaaattggagaaaagaaatATTTGGAGCTTAAAGTCAAACGTAGGATTGAAAGGGTGCTTGCTATCCTGAGTGTCCAGAATTGTCTCTGCTGTGCGTcaactttgaggattaaactgtaccttcTCACAAGGAACTAGCAGACGAGCCTTATACCACTGGAAAGATACGGATGTtagctttctgaggaattttacagaagtggattcgcattcttct encodes the following:
- the LOC133715247 gene encoding glutamate receptor 3.6-like, whose protein sequence is MNIALLLLFLVFCKGSHTSGLITNVTTRPDVLNIGSMFTFDSVIGKIAKLAITLAVEDVNSNPNILSGTKLSLKMRNTKSSDFLGIVEALQFMENDTVAIIGPQFSATAHVISHIANELQVPLLSFAATDPTLSPVQFPFLVRTTRSDLFQMTAVVDLVVHFEWKDVIAIYVDDDFGRNAIASLGDKLAEKRCKISYKVPLTPTATKDEIRKALISVSTMESRILILHIYTSWGLQVLEEAQEQKMMDSGYVWIATDWFSTILDTDPSLPLVQTNNIQGVLTFRMYTPDSQLKTEFKPRWSNLTRARKLLNNTSFGLNTYGLYAYDSVLLLAQAIESFFANGWNISFSNHTNLRELSGGKLNLDALNIFNGGRQLLKSILEVNTTGLTGPIKFDADGNLLNPAFEVINVIGTGTRTIGYWSNSSGLNVLPPEKLQMNMQTNGSSAGTQKLYSVIWPGQTTEKPRGWVFPYNGRKLRIGVPHRVSYPEFVGIKGTDFTGYCIEVFQAALNELPYGVPYKYVPFGDGTQNPENNDLLHRIQIGEFDAVVGDITITTNRTKMVDFTQPYIESGLVVVAPIRKMNSSAWAFLRPFTPMMWGVTGVFFLVVGAVVWILERRTNEDFRGPPRRQFVTIIWFSFSTLFFSQKEKMGSTLGRFVLIIWLFVVLILNSSYTASLTSILTVEQLSSPVKGIESLAIGSDPIGFLKNSFSEAYLTDELNIHHSRLVPLNSPEDYEKALKKGPSAGGVAAVIDERAYMELFLSSRCGYSIVGQEFTKMGWGFAFSRDSPLAIDMSTAILKLSENGNLQKIHDKWLMKSACSAEGSKQAVDRLQLKSFWGLFLLSGIACFLALLLHVLRMVRQYYRHADSDIESSQSTGRLKSFVSFVNQREQEVKSRSKRRRTDNKASNKIAHDQECSSDGLDES